Proteins encoded by one window of Acetivibrio thermocellus ATCC 27405:
- a CDS encoding helix-turn-helix domain-containing protein — MQIGAKIRQLRIANQMTQEELADRAELSKGFISQIENDLTSPSINTLVDILQCLGTDLKTFFSDSEDKQIVFREKDYFSKTDNELKNTIEWVVPNSQKNAMEPIRMTLQPGGRSLEDHPHEGEEFGYVVKGSIEVHIGNECYRVNEGESFYFESTRKHYIVNVGESDAQVIWVSTPPTF; from the coding sequence ATGCAGATTGGAGCAAAAATAAGACAGCTTAGAATCGCTAATCAAATGACACAGGAGGAATTGGCCGACAGGGCGGAGCTTTCGAAAGGCTTTATCAGCCAGATTGAAAACGACCTTACTTCGCCGTCCATTAATACGCTGGTTGATATCCTCCAGTGTCTGGGTACGGATTTGAAGACTTTTTTCAGTGATTCTGAAGACAAACAAATTGTTTTCAGAGAGAAAGACTATTTTTCAAAAACAGATAACGAACTTAAAAACACCATAGAATGGGTTGTACCTAATTCACAGAAGAATGCGATGGAGCCCATACGTATGACTCTCCAGCCCGGAGGCAGGTCGCTGGAGGACCACCCCCATGAAGGAGAGGAATTCGGCTATGTGGTGAAAGGAAGCATTGAGGTACACATAGGTAATGAGTGTTATCGGGTTAATGAAGGAGAGTCTTTCTATTTTGAATCAACAAGAAAACATTATATAGTAAATGTGGGAGAAAGCGACGCTCAAGTCATTTGGGTCAGTACGCCCCCAACTTTTTAG
- a CDS encoding XAC2610-related protein, with protein sequence MNIKKLAIVIIFLCFGLLGCTANQKKEIPEPNNKIEKPKTENGNSSENEKTEDKTSQNDGKPTSEDMKESFTIDIGDGKHSFKVIMEARPFEEGENDEFYDSVLNISIYDVNDMSSPVQVIEDKTLDSLFKDYETVDANFDGYMDFCYVYNRGMANYYCKFWIWNPSSERFEESPGLSEISIPQFDNNSKVVKGYWRSSAAANETRYYKYIDGKLTCVRYLEMGDPDSEGMQTLVVKDYIDGELVEVFREKTLLTEDYKGEVYDRFFKWMDLNYHGG encoded by the coding sequence ATGAATATCAAAAAGCTGGCGATTGTGATTATATTTTTATGTTTTGGATTGTTAGGATGTACGGCAAATCAGAAAAAAGAAATTCCTGAACCTAACAATAAGATTGAAAAACCGAAAACAGAAAATGGTAACAGTTCTGAAAATGAAAAAACAGAAGACAAGACCAGTCAAAATGATGGCAAACCGACCAGTGAAGATATGAAAGAATCATTTACTATTGATATTGGGGATGGAAAACACAGCTTTAAAGTGATAATGGAAGCACGGCCTTTTGAAGAGGGAGAAAATGATGAATTCTACGACAGCGTGCTGAATATTTCGATTTATGACGTCAATGATATGTCTTCACCGGTGCAAGTTATAGAAGATAAAACATTGGATTCGCTTTTTAAAGATTATGAAACAGTCGATGCCAATTTCGACGGATATATGGATTTTTGCTATGTTTATAACAGAGGCATGGCTAACTATTATTGTAAGTTTTGGATTTGGAATCCTTCGTCTGAAAGGTTTGAGGAATCTCCTGGCCTAAGTGAAATATCCATACCGCAATTTGACAATAACTCAAAAGTGGTCAAGGGATATTGGAGGAGTAGTGCCGCGGCAAATGAAACACGGTATTATAAGTATATTGACGGAAAGTTGACCTGTGTGAGATATTTGGAAATGGGAGATCCCGATAGTGAAGGTATGCAGACATTGGTAGTAAAGGACTACATAGACGGAGAATTGGTTGAAGTTTTCAGAGAGAAAACGTTGTTGACAGAAGATTACAAAGGTGAAGTGTATGATAGGTTTTTCAAATGGATGGATTTAAATTACCATGGAGGATAG
- a CDS encoding pyridoxal phosphate-dependent aminotransferase, with the protein MVVSKKALSISPSSTLAIDAKAKKMRSEGIDIIGFGAGEPDFDTPDHIKKAAIDAINAGFTKYTPASGTLELKQAICRKFKRDNGLDYNPSNIVISNGAKHSLVNALQAICNPGDEVIIPTPAWVSYPEMVKLADGVPVYIHCSEEEGFKFTIDKLEKAITDKTRAIIINSPSNPTGMIYSEEELRAVADLAVSKGIYIISDEIYEKLIYDGYKHVSIASFNDKIKDLTIVVNGVSKSYAMTGWRIGYTASNEQIAKIMANVQSHATSNPNSIAQKAALAALEGPQEIIDEMSAEFVKRRDYMVDRINSMNGVSCIKPNGAFYVMMNISKLIGKEIAGMKITGSDSFAEALLEKANVALVPGSGFGTDIHVRLSYATSMENIVEGLNRIEKFLSM; encoded by the coding sequence ATGGTAGTTTCAAAAAAGGCGCTTTCTATTAGCCCGTCTTCCACGTTGGCTATAGATGCAAAAGCGAAAAAGATGAGGTCAGAAGGAATTGATATAATTGGATTCGGTGCAGGTGAACCCGACTTTGACACACCTGATCACATAAAAAAAGCGGCAATAGATGCTATAAATGCCGGGTTTACCAAATACACTCCGGCTTCAGGTACACTTGAGCTGAAACAGGCTATTTGCCGGAAGTTTAAGAGAGACAACGGGCTTGATTACAATCCTTCAAATATTGTAATAAGCAACGGTGCAAAGCATTCTCTGGTTAACGCTTTGCAGGCAATATGCAATCCCGGCGATGAGGTAATTATTCCGACTCCTGCATGGGTAAGCTATCCTGAGATGGTTAAGCTTGCAGACGGAGTGCCGGTTTACATTCATTGTTCCGAGGAAGAGGGCTTTAAATTTACGATAGATAAACTTGAAAAAGCTATTACAGACAAAACCAGAGCAATAATTATCAACAGCCCGAGCAATCCTACGGGTATGATTTACAGTGAAGAGGAATTAAGAGCTGTGGCCGATTTGGCTGTGAGCAAAGGTATATATATCATATCCGATGAAATATACGAAAAGCTTATTTATGACGGATACAAGCATGTGAGCATTGCATCCTTTAATGATAAAATTAAGGACCTTACCATAGTTGTTAACGGTGTGTCCAAATCTTATGCAATGACAGGTTGGAGAATAGGATATACTGCCAGCAACGAGCAAATTGCAAAAATTATGGCTAATGTACAGAGTCATGCCACATCAAATCCAAATTCAATAGCACAGAAAGCTGCATTGGCTGCCCTTGAAGGACCACAGGAGATAATCGACGAGATGTCGGCAGAGTTTGTGAAGAGAAGAGATTACATGGTTGATAGGATAAACTCAATGAACGGGGTATCCTGTATAAAACCAAACGGTGCTTTCTATGTAATGATGAACATATCAAAGCTTATCGGAAAAGAAATAGCCGGCATGAAAATAACCGGTTCCGACAGCTTTGCGGAAGCTCTGCTGGAAAAAGCAAATGTTGCTTTGGTTCCGGGTTCAGGTTTTGGAACGGATATTCACGTGAGGTTGTCTTATGCAACTTCCATGGAGAATATTGTTGAAGGTTTGAACAGGATAGAGAAGTTTTTGAGTATGTAA
- a CDS encoding dipeptidase: protein MIIVDAHCDTITKIMEKGTQLRKNDCHVDIDRLKAKGNYVQFFAAFIDPAYCQAYALKRALQIIDEFYRQIEVNKDDIMICCNYNDIEEAVKANKIAAVLSIEGGEALQGDLGVLRMLYRLGVRSICLTWNHRNEIADGVKDESSGGGLTPFGREVVKEMNRLGMLIDLSHISKTGFWDVLECTSAPVIVSHSNAQRLCAHRRNLTDKQIMAVKDNGGVIGINLYPEFLNNSKEATIKDIINHIEYIASLAGPDHIGLGADFDGVDGLPAGINGVQDIEKIFNELAKLNYSSENIEKFAGKNFLRVIQNVL, encoded by the coding sequence ATGATTATAGTTGATGCACACTGTGATACAATAACAAAAATAATGGAGAAGGGTACACAACTTCGTAAGAATGACTGCCATGTTGACATAGATAGGCTTAAAGCAAAAGGAAACTATGTTCAGTTTTTTGCAGCATTTATAGACCCTGCTTACTGTCAGGCATACGCATTAAAAAGAGCTTTGCAGATAATTGATGAGTTTTACAGACAGATTGAAGTTAATAAAGACGACATTATGATATGTTGTAATTACAATGATATTGAAGAGGCTGTAAAGGCTAATAAGATTGCTGCAGTGCTTTCAATAGAAGGCGGTGAGGCCCTGCAGGGAGACCTTGGTGTTTTAAGGATGCTTTACAGACTTGGTGTAAGGAGCATTTGCCTGACATGGAATCACCGCAATGAAATAGCCGACGGGGTCAAAGACGAATCTTCGGGAGGCGGCCTTACGCCTTTTGGAAGAGAAGTGGTAAAAGAAATGAACCGGCTGGGAATGCTTATTGACCTTTCCCATATATCAAAAACGGGCTTTTGGGATGTATTGGAGTGTACTTCGGCTCCGGTCATTGTATCCCATTCAAATGCCCAAAGGCTTTGTGCGCACAGGAGGAACCTCACAGACAAACAGATAATGGCCGTAAAAGATAATGGCGGAGTAATTGGAATAAACCTGTATCCGGAATTTTTAAACAACTCCAAGGAAGCTACGATAAAGGATATTATCAATCATATTGAGTACATAGCAAGCCTTGCCGGTCCTGACCATATTGGGCTTGGAGCTGATTTTGACGGTGTTGACGGTTTGCCGGCAGGAATAAATGGAGTACAGGATATTGAAAAGATATTTAATGAGCTTGCAAAATTAAATTATTCCAGTGAAAATATAGAAAAATTTGCCGGAAAGAACTTTCTCAGGGTAATTCAAAATGTTCTGTAA
- the radC gene encoding RadC family protein: MVHEGHRKRLKERFLREGLDSFEQHQVLELLLFFSIPRKDTNELAHTLLNRYGSLSGVFEADPKDLATTPGIGENSAILLSLIPHLSRRYLNDKWRDKPELNSSAKAGQYAISLFAGRNYEVFYVICLDAQNRVNYAELVHEGTINEAPVYPRIIVETALRHKANSVILAHNHPGGTLNPSKADIEATKRIKAALEAISIKVVDHIIVCGGQYVSFAEKGLLSG; the protein is encoded by the coding sequence TTGGTGCATGAAGGTCACAGAAAGAGACTTAAAGAAAGATTTTTAAGGGAAGGACTTGACAGTTTTGAGCAGCATCAGGTGCTGGAACTGCTTTTGTTTTTTTCAATTCCAAGAAAAGATACCAATGAATTGGCTCACACACTTCTAAACAGGTATGGTTCTTTGTCCGGTGTGTTTGAAGCAGACCCAAAAGATTTGGCAACTACGCCGGGAATCGGAGAAAATTCTGCAATATTGCTGTCACTGATACCCCATCTTTCAAGGCGTTATCTTAATGATAAGTGGAGGGACAAGCCCGAGCTCAACAGTTCGGCAAAAGCCGGACAATATGCCATTTCGCTTTTTGCGGGAAGAAATTATGAAGTTTTTTATGTTATTTGTCTTGATGCACAAAATAGGGTAAATTATGCCGAACTGGTTCATGAAGGGACGATAAACGAAGCGCCGGTGTATCCTAGAATAATTGTTGAAACTGCACTGCGCCACAAGGCCAACAGTGTGATTTTGGCACATAATCATCCCGGCGGAACTTTAAATCCGTCGAAAGCGGATATTGAAGCAACCAAAAGAATCAAAGCGGCTCTTGAAGCCATCTCTATAAAGGTGGTTGACCACATAATTGTCTGCGGGGGACAATATGTAAGTTTTGCCGAAAAAGGCCTGCTTTCCGGTTGA
- a CDS encoding YraN family protein, whose amino-acid sequence MNSKVGNKNNKRAAGSIGEAAAVQFLKENNYEILETNFRYRRLGEIDIISREKDYICFVEVKARSSLGYGYPREAVNIRKQENIRRLAQIYLCKNRINDLKVRFDVVEVYMEKKGDDIEVKEISLIKNAF is encoded by the coding sequence ATGAACAGCAAAGTAGGTAACAAAAATAACAAAAGAGCTGCAGGGTCAATTGGAGAAGCTGCGGCTGTTCAATTTTTGAAAGAAAACAATTATGAGATTTTGGAAACAAACTTTCGATACAGAAGACTGGGTGAAATAGACATAATTTCCCGGGAAAAGGATTATATTTGTTTTGTTGAGGTCAAGGCAAGAAGCTCTCTTGGATACGGCTATCCAAGGGAGGCTGTGAATATAAGAAAACAGGAGAATATCAGAAGACTTGCCCAGATATATCTTTGTAAAAACCGGATAAATGATTTAAAAGTAAGGTTTGATGTGGTGGAAGTTTATATGGAGAAAAAAGGCGACGACATTGAAGTAAAAGAGATTTCCTTGATTAAGAATGCCTTTTAA
- a CDS encoding EscU/YscU/HrcU family type III secretion system export apparatus switch protein, producing the protein MSGRKKIKQVAALKYSPEENNAPQIIGLGKGEIAEKILEKAKENNIPIYENEELAAALNAMNIGDEIPPELYDIVAQILVFVGSVDKKYGEKKR; encoded by the coding sequence ATGTCTGGCAGGAAAAAAATAAAGCAGGTGGCAGCTTTAAAATATTCACCTGAGGAAAACAATGCTCCTCAAATCATAGGATTGGGAAAAGGCGAGATCGCGGAGAAAATACTTGAAAAGGCAAAGGAAAACAACATTCCCATATATGAGAATGAAGAGCTTGCCGCTGCTTTAAATGCCATGAACATTGGAGATGAAATTCCGCCGGAACTTTATGATATTGTGGCCCAGATTCTGGTGTTTGTCGGCAGCGTTGATAAAAAATATGGAGAAAAGAAAAGATAA